In one window of Drosophila innubila isolate TH190305 chromosome 2L unlocalized genomic scaffold, UK_Dinn_1.0 4_B_2L, whole genome shotgun sequence DNA:
- the LOC117780582 gene encoding uncharacterized protein LOC117780582, producing MACNESNNKSKKNYGKLNAFICPIRYKVDLPDPAIGCKFLPCGKTLMDFTTEPVSFPQLETQFNQQLKGLHLLFDIDLLGPKMYEPYEGEPVGMDPQDAALLADIETLHANNPKPKAVHSFPTRAQECRELFAKERNTVPRPRTGLQQMQPEEPQLELETLSLEQQRQIIHQTFVDIEKPLGCHPTRANSNARPVAVLPIFPNPSQPEFVQFQFGIPPSDNSCGLLKDCGHYLINFKVSSDQTADMNVEGLQTLISDQRYKEERTSENVERGEHMILQEMEGSYYYQMVNRHIKLRKERPNPQSNNSLCLLQLTSEKDKAEFTFY from the exons ATGGCTTGCAAcgaatcaaataataaatctaagaaaaattatggaaaact CAACGCATTCATTTGTCCCATCAGGTATAAAGTGGACTTGCCGGATCCGGCAATTGGCTGCAAGTTTCTGCCATGTGGCAAGACATTGATGGACTTTACAACGGAGCCGGTTTCTTTTCCGCAGTTGGAGACACAATTTAACCAACAACTCAAGGGTCTTCACCTGCTCTTCGACATCGATCTGCTTggcccaaaaatgtatgagcCTTACGAGGGAGAGCCTGTTGGAATGGATCCCCAGGATGCGGCACTTTTGGCCGACATCGAGACGTTGCATGCTAACAATCCCAAGCCGAAGGCGGTGCACAGTTTCCCGACACGTGCCCAGGAATGCCGTGAACTATTCGCCAAGGAGCGTAACACCGTGCCACGCCCCCGTACGGGATTGCAACAGATGCAGCCGGAGGAGCCGCAACTGGAGCTGGAAACCCTGAGTCTGGAGCAACAGCGGCAGATCATTCATCAGACATTTGTGGACATCGAGAAGCCTCTGGGATGTCATCCCACCAGGGCAAACAGCAATGCACGTCCCGTTGCAGTGTTGCCCATCTTCCCGAATCCTTCACAGCCGGAGTTTGTCCAGTTTCAGTTTGGTATTCCACCAAGCGACAATAGCTGCGGATTGCTGAAGGATTGTGGCcattatttgattaatttcaaAGTGAGTTCCGACCAGACAGCCGATATGAATGTTGAGGGACTGCAGACTTTAATTTCCGATCAACGCTACAAAGAGGAGCGCACTTCGGAGAATGTGGAGCGTGGCGAACACATGATTCTTCAGGAGATGGAGGGAAGCTATTACTACCAGATGGTCAACAGACACATCAAACTGCGCAAGGAGCGGCCCAATCCACAGTCTAATAACAGCCTTTGTTTGCTG CAATTGACGTCTGAAAAGGATAAAGcagaatttacattttattaa
- the LOC117780142 gene encoding uncharacterized protein LOC117780142 yields MFRNLCMLRKNILLSRIIYSSYTVRANLTISSKYRAKPIEGLTVTDINIHDLAKGDVEFSRNFLTTLPSLGKSELSPDAVNMEAIVEPDAVTESPTTDGGSMSILDKDGMPIVPIEIDGWKNAEDDDGPTVQNPSGQPMDIGNDIEYKKQQMLEVPEKREGQFEYKGIKVKLPESASKDIGTYRFRRDQEDLETVADDMRVVKFDKK; encoded by the coding sequence atgtttcgaaACTTGTGCATGCTgcgtaaaaatatattactgTCCAGAATAATTTATTCGAGTTATACAGTAAGGGCCAATCTGACAATCAGTTCAAAATATCGCGCAAAGCCAATTGAAGGCTTGACGGTAACCGATATTAACATCCACGATCTGGCCAAAGGAGATGTTGAGTTTTCACGCAATTTCCTCACTACACTTCCTTCGCTGGGGAAATCGGAGCTTTCGCCCGATGCCGTCAACATGGAGGCAATCGTTGAGCCAGATGCAGTAACGGAATCACCAACTACGGATGGAGGCAGCATGAGCATACTCGATAAAGATGGAATGCCAATTGTGCCCATTGAAATCGATGGATGGAAGAACGCGGAAGATGATGATGGTCCAACCGTGCAGAATCCTTCCGGGCAGCCAATGGACATTGGCAATGACATCGAGTACAAGAAGCAACAAATGCTGGAGGTGCCCGAGAAGCGAGAGGGACAGTTCGAATACAAGGGCATCAAGGTGAAGCTGCCAGAATCGGCATCCAAGGATATTGGCACCTATCGGTTCCGTCGCGACCAAGAGGATCTGGAGACAGTGGCTGATGATATGCGGGTCGTCAAGTTCGATAAGAAGTGA
- the LOC117781944 gene encoding cryptochrome-2: protein MTAKRHTLVHWFRKGLRVHDNPALAQVFDVARASAEQYQVRPIFILDPGILDWMQVGANRWRFLQQTLWDLDQQLRALNSRLYVVRGKPVDVFPQLFERWHVQLLTYETDIEPYAVQRDTAVQKLAAERGVKVDTHCSHTIYNPEVVIARNLGKAPITYQKFLGIVEKLKLPKVLTKPEKLPQGMQPSEDALEAADAHVYDCPTLEQLVKRPDELGINKFPGGETEALRRMEASLSNEHWVANFEKPNTAPNSLEPSTTVLSPYLKFGCLSARLLYDRLREILARQPKHSKPPVSLVGQLLWREFYYTVGAAEPNFDRMLGNSYCMQIAWQEQPEHLKAWTHGHTGYPFIDAIMRQLRQEGWIHHLARHAVACFLTRGDLWISWEEGQRVFEQLLLDQDWALNAGNWMWLSASAFFHQYFRVYSPVAFGKKTDPTGEYIRKYVPELAKYPAGCIFEPWKATLSAQRDYGCVLGVDYPHRIVNHDIVHKENIKRMSAAYKVNREVRTGKQEDDYDDEDDKPPQKSTGKRKAASRTTGGTAKRRR from the exons ATGACTGCAAAACGACACACACTTGTCCATTGGTTCCGCAAGGGACTCCGTGTCCACGACAATCCCGCTCTTGCACAAGTATTTGATGTAGCTCGGGCATCTGCCGAACAATACCAAGTTCGTCCCATATTTATATTGGATCCTGGCATCTTGGACTGGATGCAAGTGGGTGCCAATCGCTGGCGCTTTCTTCAGCAAACTCTCTGGGATTTGGACCAGCAGCTGCGCGCGCTTAACTCCCGTCTGTATGTCGTACGGGGCAAACCTGTTGATGTTTTTCCTCAGCTATTTGAGCGCTGGCACGTGCAATTGCTAACCTACGAAACGGATATTGAACCTTACGCCGTACAGCGCGATACGGCTGTGCAGAAGCTGGCTGCGGAGCGGGGTGTGAAAGTGGATACCCACTGTTCGCACACCATTTACAATCCAGAAGTGGTCATTGCCAGGAATTTGGGCAAGGCGCCCATCACATACCAGAAGTTCTTGGGCATTGTGGAGAAGCTAAAGTTGCCCAAAGTGTTGACCAAGCCAGAGAAACTGCCGCAGGGAATGCAACCCTCAGAGGATGCACTTGAAGCAGCCGATGCACACGTGTACGATTGCCCCACGTTGGAGCAGCTGGTAAAGCGTCCAGATGAACTGGGCATTAACAAGTTCCCGGGTG GTGAAACGGAGGCACTCCGTCGAATGGAGGCATCGTTAAGTAATGAGCATTGGGTGGCTAACTTCGAGAAGCCCAATACAGCACCAAACTCGCTGGAACCCAGCACAACCGTACTCAGTCCGTACTTGAAGTTCGGCTGTTTAAGTGCACGTCTGCTCTACGATCGACTCAGGGAGATTCTGGCACGTCAACCGAAGCACTCGAAGCCACCTGTGTCCCTTGTTGGCCAGCTGCTGTGGCGGGAGTTCTATTATACGGTGGGCGCAGCGGAGCCCAACTTTGATCGCATGCTGGGCAATTCCTATTGCATGCAAATAGCTTGGCAAGAGCAGCCGGAGCACCTAAAGGCGTGGACGCACGGGCACACTGGATATCCCTTTATTGATGCCATTATGCGACAGCTTCGTCAAGAAGGTTGGATACATCATTTGGCGCGTCATGCGGTTGCCTGTTTTCTTACTCGAGGAGATCTCTGGATCAGCTGGGAGGAGGGACAGCGTGTATTTGAACAACTGTTGCTCGACCAGGATTGGGCTCTCAATGCAGGCAACTGGATGTGGCTGTCTGCTTCGGCATTCTTTCATCAATACTTTCGTGTATACAGTCCGGTTGCTTTTGGCAAGAAAACAGATCCCACGGGCGAATACATAAGGAAATACGTGCCAGAGTTGGCCAAATATCCAGCTGGCTGCATCTTTGAGCCGTGGAAGGCAACTCTAAGCGCACAGCGGGATTACGGCTGTGTGTTGGGCGTGGATTATCCTCATCGCATTGTCAACCACGACATTGTTCACAAGGAGAACATAAAGCGCATGAGTGCCGCCTATAAAGTTAATCGAGAAGTACGAACTGGCAAGCAGGAAGATGACTATGACGATGAGGATGATAAACCGCCTCAAAAGTCAACTGGAAAACGCAAAGCTGCCTCCAGAACAACTGGAGGCACTGCCAAACGAAGACGTTGA
- the LOC117780225 gene encoding sperm-associated antigen 7 → MRFQRHKMDLLDSILNSMDAPPATNEQQKTLIKKQREMVERMQNKQKEELLRFRKYVEERMGRFAKDDRTCIEFQPLDKVHRSVIHEIAENGGFIAMSFGREEEDRHSVVYKKEHPPSEDEVTARRNGEGWSKDIAKEYSERRKERLAQEQCQNDKQTTSPDGGSSASNSTDNVEVKPTSNYKAKYAHLIGESAALQAARKTETNQSYGFVPSKNKKDMRSIEQTLADIQAKKRLKLQQQQEQLDSLTAAQADAADEQQPEQRQQQQ, encoded by the coding sequence ATGCGCTTTCAACGACACAAAATGGATTTGCTTGATTCGATACTAAATTCAATGGATGCTCCGCCAGCGACCAATGAACAACAAAAGACGCTTATTAAAAAGCAGCGGGAAATGGTGGAGCGCATGCAGAACAAGCAGAAGGAGGAGTTGCTGCGATTTCGAAAATACGTTGAGGAAAGAATGGGTCGCTTTGCCAAGGACGATCGTACGTGCATTGAATTCCAGCCGTTGGACAAGGTGCACCGATCGGTCATACATGAGATCGCTGAGAATGGTGGCTTCATAGCTATGAGCTTTGGCCGCGAGGAAGAAGACCGCCATTCGGTGGTCTATAAAAAGGAGCATCCGCCCAGCGAGGACGAAGTGACAGCCCGTCGCAACGGCGAGGGATGGAGCAAGGATATAGCCAAAGAATACTCTGAGCGACGAAAAGAACGCTTGGCCCAGGAGCAATGCCAAAATGACAAGCAAACGACAAGCCCCGATGGCGGCTCGTCTGCCAGCAACAGCACTGACAACGTCGAGGTGAAACCGACCTCCAATTATAAAGCTAAATACGCTCACCTCATTGGCGAATCAGCAGCCCTGCAGGCGGCGCGCAAAACAGAAACTAACCAAAGCTATGGATTCGTGCCCAGCAAGAACAAAAAGGACATGCGTTCCATCGAACAGACCCTGGCCGATATTCAGGCCAAGAAGCGCCTAaagctacaacagcaacaggagcaatTGGACAGCCTTACAGCGGCACAGGCAGATGCCGCCGATGAACAACAGCctgaacaacgacaacagcagcaataa